A genome region from Fusarium musae strain F31 chromosome 5, whole genome shotgun sequence includes the following:
- a CDS encoding hypothetical protein (EggNog:ENOG41) encodes MNATSADQTPAQTLNTAMASAPAVTPASKQQPQIQTQLQQQQQQRKTASSENESRKRTPAMTRDRHNQQSLGASLNTSVKQARVLMVGAGGIGCELLKNMVLTGFGEIHIVDLDTIDLSNLNRQFLFRHEHIKKSKALVAKEAAERFNPNAKIVAHHGNIKDDEFTVAWFQQFHIAFNALDNLEARRHVNKMCLAADVPLIESGTTGFNGQVQVIKKGVTACYDCTPKEAPKSFPVCTIRSTPSQPIHCIVWGKSYLLNDLQKIANKEFSEIFGTSEDQAAFDHSTDADNAKEIEELKKESEALKMIRDATGTSKFPQMLFDKVFNADIERLRSVEGMWTSRRAPEPLEYQTILAQAGDAIANKDKALNDDQRVWSLEESLAVFNDSLDRLSKRILELKKNKNPEDPDPTITFDKDDIDTLDFVTASANIRSTIFGIDKKSRFDTKQMAGNIIPAIATTNAIVAGLCVLQSFKVLKGEYAQSKEVFLTPFAPARLLAPDRSREPNPECPVCSVYFATIVADLSRATLKDLVDDIVLSKLGFEGKEFVVNNDIGTLVECFEDGDDENLPKKLTDLGIKKDSFLTVIDQDDEDTFVNVVINVQEGTLKEDEKPVKATFPDAPEIPRRPKKLQPVSANGNGELNNGQAVSAEPKGIKRPHGEDAEPPLKKLKITEPGTDIVDVDEVQSHAAAGAIVIDD; translated from the exons ATGAATGCGACAAGCGCCGATCAGACTCCGGCCCAGACACTGAATACAGCTATGGCTTCAGCTCCAGCTGTTACTCCAGCCTCTAAGCAGCAACCACAAATACAAACACAactacagcaacagcagcagcagaggaAAACTGCTTCATCCGAGAACGAATCCCGGAAACGCACGCCGGCCATGACGCGTGACCGACACAACCAGCAGTCGCTAGGCGCATCACTCAATACCTCTGTCAAGCAG GCTCGTGTGCTCATGGTTGGTGCTGGCGGAATTGGATGCGAGTTGCTCAAGAATATGGTCCTCACAGGCTTTGGCGAAATACATATTGTTGACCTCGATACCATCGACCTTTCGAATCTGAACCGACAGTTTCTTTTCCGTCACGAACACATAAAAAAATCCAAGGCTCTA GTGGCCAAGGAGGCAGCAGAACGGTTCAATCCCAATGCCAAAATTGTCGCACACCATGGCAATATAAAGGACGATGAATTCACTGTGGCCTGGTTCCAGCAATTCCACATTGCTTTCAATGCTCTTGATAACCTCGAAGCGCGCAGGCACGTCAATAAGATGTGCCTGGCAGCTGATGTACCCCTGATCGAGAGTGGCACCACCGGATTCAATGGCCAGGTGCAGGTTATCAAAAAAGGCGTTACTGCATGCTACGACTGCACTCCGAAGGAAGCACCCAAGTCCTTCCCTGTGTGTACAATTCGAAGCACCCCCAGCCAACCCATCCACTGCATTGTATGGGGTAAAAGTTATTTGCTCAA CGACTTGCAGAAGATTGCTAACAAAGAGTTCAGCGAGATATTTGGCACAAGTGAAGATCAGGCCGCGTTTGACCACTCAACAGATGCCGACAATG ccaaggagattgaggagttgaagaaagAATCTGAAGCCCTCAAGATGATTCGGGATGCTACTGGCACGTCCAAGTTCCCTCAGATGCTATTTGACAAGGTGTTCAACGCCGACATCGAGCGACTACGTTCCGTGGAGGGGATGTGGACGTCCCGGCGAGCTCCTGAACCTCTTGAATATCAGACCATTCTCGCACAGGCTGGCGATGCTATCgccaacaaggacaaggctcTGAACGACGATCAGCGGGTTTGGTCCCTGGAAGAGAGTCTAGCGGTCTTCAATGACAGTCTTGACCGACTAAGCAAGCGAATTCTTgaactcaagaagaacaaaaatCCCGAAGACCCCGACCCCACAATCACATTTGACAAGGATGACATTGATACGCTTGACTTTGTGACAGCAAGCGCCAACATTCGCTCAACAATCTTTGGAATTGACAAGAAGTCTCGTTTCGATACCAAACAGATGGCAGGCAACATTATTCCAGCGATTGCCACAACCAACGCAATCGTCGCTGGTCTCTGTGTTCTTCAGTCTTTCAAAGTTCTGAAGGGCGAGTATGCACAGTCCAAGGAGGTCTTCCTGACCCCCTTTGCCCCAGCTCGACTTCTGGCCCCTGATAGGTCCAGAGAGCCAAATCCCGAATGCCCCGTTTGTAGTGTTTACTTCGCAACTATTGTTGCAGATCTGTCTCGGGCGACTCTCAAGGATCTCGTTGATGACATCGTCTTGTCAAAACTGGGATTTGAAGGCAAGGAGTTTGTCGTGAACAACGACATAGGAACCTTGGTTGAATGTTTTGAAGACGGCGACGACGAGAATCTACCCAAAAAGCTGACTGATCTCG GTATAAAGAAGGACTCGTTCTTGACTGTCATCGACCAGGACGACGAAGACACGTTCGTCAATGTGGTTATCAATGTCCAAGAAGg TACATTGAAAGAAGACGAGAAACCGGTCAAGGCTACATTCCCGGATGCCCCTGAAATTCCACGCCGACCAAAGAAGCTCCAGCCAGTCTCCGCGAATGGCAATGGGGAACTCAACAACGGGCAGGCCGTTAGTGCCGAGCCTAAGGGTATCAAGAGACCGCATGGAGAGGACGCTGAACCACCTCTCAAGAAACTCAAGATCACCGAACCCGGAACCGACATTGTAGACGTGGACGAAGTCCAAAGCCATGCCGCCGCCGGCGCTATCGTCATTGACGACTGA
- a CDS encoding hypothetical protein (EggNog:ENOG41), whose translation MSDDEVDTELLELLRQHLQGKIDIQEEPETGVLESAEYVYDSCIDVAVDMRASKKAAENIYEQMQQKSYSTATWSEHELHPKAKDETTVNFIFTMDLLNFSFWSELPDDERFAIEYRGKRWTGYWSLVAALQRAIDEGIPITDPFYWKNEEECTLESLTHVFRSCTEEEIPLLEERLDCLREAGQVLFKHYDGSVAELIYAADGSAARLVNLLAQDFDCFRDEHRFEDGKMIRLMKRAQILVADLWACFNGASYGEFRDIDKITMFADYRIPQILMTMGALYCSPTVAAAIKDKKMIKSGCSWELQIRACSIWCVELIRREILRQHPDAHVNAILIDFFLYDSMKELEAAGKEPIPHHRTRSIWY comes from the exons ATGTCTGACGACGAGGTTGACACCGAGCTGTTGGAACTCCTCCGCCAACATCTTCAGGGGAAGATCGATATCCAGGAGGAGCCCGAGACAGGCGTCCTGGAGAGCGCTGAATATGTCTACGACAGTTGCATTGATGTTGCCGTTGACATGCGTGCATCTAAAAAGGCAGCTGAGAACATTTATGAGCAAATGCAACAGAAGAGTTACTCAACTGCCACCTGGTCAGAGCATGAACTTCaccccaaggccaaggacgaAACTACTGTCAACTTCATTTTCACTATGGACTTGCTGAACTTTTCTTTCTGGTCTGAACTACCTGATGATGAACGCTTTGCTATTGAATATCGCGGGAAAAGATGGACTGGTTATTGGAGTTTGGTGGCAGCTCTCCAAAGAGCAATTGATGAAG GCATTCCTATCACGGATCCTTTCTACTGGAAGAACGAAGAAGAGTGTACCCTGGAATCCCTCACCCATGTTTTCCGGTCATGCACAGAAGAGGAAATTCCCCTCCTTGAAGAACGTTTAGACTGCCTCCGAGAAGCTGGCCAGGTACTCTTCAAG CACTACGATGGCTCTGTTGCAGAGCTCATTTACGCTGCTGACGGTTCTGCGGCACGCCTGGTGAACTTGCTGGCGCAGGATTTTGACTGCTTTCGTGATGAGCATCGTTTCGAAGATGGCAAGATGATTCGGCTGATGAAGAGAGCACAAATCCTCGTTGCGGATCTTTGGGCATGTTTCAACGGCGCGTCATACGGCGAATTTCGAGACATCGACAAGATCACCATGTTTGCGGATTATCGTATCCCTCAAATTTTGATGACTATGGGCGCCCTGTATTGTTCTCCAACGGTAGCAGCCGccatcaaggacaagaagatgatAAAGAGCGGATGTTCATGGGAGCTACAAATACGAG CTTGCAGTATCTGGTGTGTTGAGCTGATTCGACGAGAGATTCTGCGTCAACACCCTGACGCTCATGTCAACGCCATCCTAATAGACTTTTTCCTCTACGACAGTATGAAGGAACTGGAAGCGGCGGGTAAAGAGCCCATTCCGCATCATCGGACAAGGAGTATTTGGTACTAG
- a CDS encoding hypothetical protein (EggNog:ENOG41): MPTTRRSAASARSRGPPAKGQSTLSFSNKVTKPVPKSAKKSAISASISKLDPGQHASQREVEDIVVNDHESTEADQEEVEAVTDIEVVPEPVKSELESQAEKVTDTQIKKYWKSIEDQWTTPRLHQQGVSLSEKVLRYFDVSSQYGPCIGMPRIKRWKRAERLGLNPPIEVLAVLLKEESKGNDKIETAHMDEILNSTAVGA; the protein is encoded by the exons ATGCCCACAACTCGACGATCCGCTGCCAGCGCTCGCAGCAGGGGCCCGCCAGCCAAGGGACAGTCTACTTTGAGTTTCTCAAACAAAGTCACCAAACCAGTACCCAAAAGCGCCAAGAAGTCTGCTATCTCTGCTTCCATCTCAAAACTCGACCCCGGCCAGCATGCCTCACAGCgtgaggttgaagatatTGTTGTCAACGACCATGAGTCCACAGAGGCTGATCaggaagaagttgaggcAGTCACAGATATTGAGGTAGTCCCAGAACCTGTGAAGTCTGAATTGGAGTCGCAAGCAGAGAAAGTTACAGACACGCAGATCAAGAAGTATTGGAAGTCCATTGAAGACCAATGGACTACGCCACGATTGCACCAGCAAGGTGTATCTTTGAGCGAGAAGGTTCTTCGATATTTCGATGTCAGCTCACAATATGGT CCCTGTATAGGCATGCCTCGCATTAAGCGCTGGAAACGAGCTGAACGTCTGGGTCTCAATCCTCCAATTGAAGTCCTCGCTGTTCTTCTCAAGGAAGAAAGCAAGGGCAACGATAAAATCGAAACGGCACACATGGATGAGATCCTCAACTCGACTGCTGTAGGTGCCTGA
- a CDS encoding hypothetical protein (EggNog:ENOG41): protein MSISDAHKLGCHHVCTSRNGNVAASAGFGGEVKIWKVDSDTGEWSLDGEITGSSSKPGEAWAMALSENGSYLATTTNDGRVNVWDVMGEKKPKIREYETGSAGSGSFGMSVDLSRDGKYTASGHQNGSVYIFNNDTGRVLYSLSGLAKPVRSVAFSPGNTRLAAAGDAGIIALYDIKHGEHVGNLTGHSSWVTSLDWSDTGEYLLSGSMDGKVKVWSIERSACVATHSETDKALWSVKWLPKTVRSEMFCTAGANRSLSFYREATGG from the exons ATG TCCATCTCAGATGCACACAAGTTGGGGTGCCACCACGTGTGCACCTCACGGAATGGTAACGTCGCAGCGAGCGCTGGATTTGGCGGCGAGGTAAAAATTTGGAAAGTCGACAGCGACACTGGCGAATGGAGTTTGGATGGTGAGATTACAGGATCTTCATCTAAGCCTGGTGAGGCCTGGGCTATGGCGTTGAGTGAGAATGGATCTTACCTGGCTACTACAACAAACGATGGCCGAGTCAACGTTTGGGATGTCATgggtgagaagaagcccaagattcGTGAGTACGAAACCGGAAGTGCTGGATCTGGAAGCTTTGGCATGTCAGTGGACTTGAGCCGGGATGGGAAATACACGGCCAGCGGCCACCAGAATGGATCTGTCTACATTTTCAACAATGATACAGGAAGAGTCCTGTACTCATTATCTG GTCTCGCAAAGCCTGTACGATCAGTTGCCTTTTCTCCTGGTAACACTCGACTTGCTGCTGCAGGTGACGCTGGAATCATCGCACTCTACGACATAAAACATGGAGAACATGTTGGGAACCTGACTGGACACTCCTCGTGGGTCACATCACTCGACTGGAGCGATACAGGAGAGTACCTGCTAAGTGGCTCAATGGATGGGAAGGTCAAGGTATGGTCAATTGAGCGAAGCGCGTGTGTGGCAACCCATAGTGAGACGGACAAAGCTCTTTGGTCTGTAAAGTGGCTACCGAAGACTGTCAGAAGCGAGATGTTCTGCACTGCTGGCGCAAACAGGAGCCTTTCGTTCTACCGAGAGGCTACTGGTGGTTGA
- the SPN2 gene encoding Septin Spn2, translated as MAAAPPNTIYPQSHVGFDSITSQIEKKLLKRGFQFNVICVGQTGMGKSTLINTIFASHLIDSKGRFQPDEPIRQTTEIQAVSHNIEENGVRLRLNIVDTPGYGDLVNNDRCWDPIVKYIKDQHSAYLRKELTAQRERYIQDTRIHCCLFFIQPSGHSLKPIDIVVLKKLSDVVNVVPVIAKADTLTVEERQEFKERIKEEFAFHNLKMYPYDNEEFDDEERALNGQIKNLVPFAVVGSEKSIIVNGKQVRGRQNRWGVINVEDETHCEFVYLRDFLLRTHLQDLIETTSQIHYETFRAKQLLALKESSAHGGASSRPISPAADRELSRNSQRMTMNGY; from the exons ATGGCTGCTGCTCCTCCCAACACTATCTATCCTCAGAGCCATGTCGGTTTCGATAGCATCACTTCtcagattgagaagaagctcttgaagcgTGGTTTCCAATTCAACGTCATCTGTGTTG GTCAGACCGGTATGGGCAAGTCAACGCTCATCAACACTATTTTCGCTTCTCACCTGATCGACTCCAAGGGTCGCTTCCAGCCCGACGAGCCTATCCGCCAGACCACTGAGATCCAGGCTGTTTCCCACAACATTGAGGAGAACGGTGTCCGACTCAGACTCAACATTGTCGATACTCCCGGTTACGGCGACCTTGTCAACAACGACCGCTGTTGGGACCCCATTGTCAAGTACATCAAGGATCAGCACTCCGCGTACTTGCGCAAGGAGCTCACTGCACAGCGAGAGCGCTACATCCAGGATACCCGTATCCACTGctgtctcttcttcatccagcCATCGGGCCACTCTCTCAAGCCCATCGATATTGTCgtcttgaagaagctgtctGATGTTGTTAACGTGGTGCCTGTCATAGCCAAGGCCGACACCCTGACCGTCGAGGAGCGTCAGGAATTTAAGGAGCGCATCAAGGAGGAGTTTGCTTTCCACAACCTCAAGATGTACCCCTATGATAACGAGgaatttgatgatgaggagcgtGCTCTGAACGGTCAGATCAAG AACCTTGTTCCTTTCGCTGTTGTCGGTTCCGAGAAGTCGATTATCGTCAATGGTAAGCAGGTCCGAGGCCGCCAGAACCGATGGGGAGTTATCAACGTTGAGGACGAAACTCACTGCGAATTTGTCTACCTCCGAGACTTCCTTCTCCGAACGCACCTCCAGGACCTTATCGAGACCACCTCTCAGATCCATTACGAGACCTTCCGTGCCAAGCAGCTGCTGGCCCTGAAGGAGAGCAGTGCTCATGGTGGAGCTAGCAGCCGACCCATCAGTCCTGCCGCTGATCGCGAGTTGAGCCGAAACTCGCAACGAATGACGATGAACGGCTACTAG